The Arachis hypogaea cultivar Tifrunner chromosome 14, arahy.Tifrunner.gnm2.J5K5, whole genome shotgun sequence genome has a segment encoding these proteins:
- the LOC112743506 gene encoding uncharacterized protein isoform X5: MTNLISYRRSSSTSLIHLFTTAGCSSSPAGVAAANNVVVAAFNKLCDLVAPSLSLPIENACSLSRTSKSDLPKCSTASSVRDSSRNGKKLLTMEKKGSRRWMSGGSNRSLFPMLWLVPHQMIFLSGVSLFYNVNSLQSFFFLFVWALILKTQIMCWRELKESLLQVDITMERSNFFQIIHSNYLESA; encoded by the exons ATGACAAACCTAATTTCTTATCGCCGTTCATCTTCCACCTCTCTCATACATCTCTTTACTACCGCCGGTTGCAGCTCATCTCCCGCCGGCGTCGCCGCTGCAAACAATGTCGTTGTTGCTGCCTTCAACAAGCTCTGCGATCTGGTTGCGCCTTCTCTGTCACTTCCAATAG AGAATGCTTGCTCACTGAGTCGCACCAGTAAATCAGATCTACCAAAATGTTCGACGGCATCTTCGGTCAGAGATTCATCGCGAAATG GGAAAAAACTACTCACAATGGAGAAGAAAGGGTCTCGCAGATGGATGAGCGGCGGTAGCAACAG GAGCCTGTTTCCCATGTTGTGGCTTGTCCCTCACCAAATGATATTCTTGAGTGGCGTAAGCTTATTTTATAATGTTAACTCTTTGcaatctttttttttcctttttgtctgggcattgattttgaaaactcaGATTATGTGTTGGAGGGAATTGAAGGAAAGCCTTTTGCAG GTGGATATTACCATGGAAAGATCAAATTTCTTCCAGATTATCCATTCAAACTACCTGGAATCAG CATGA
- the LOC112743506 gene encoding uncharacterized protein isoform X2 produces MTNLISYRRSSSTSLIHLFTTAGCSSSPAGVAAANNVVVAAFNKLCDLVAPSLSLPIENACSLSRTSKSDLPKCSTASSVRDSSRNGKKLLTMEKKGSRRWMSGGSNRSLFPMLWLVPHQMIFLSGIMCWRELKESLLQVDITMERSNFFQIIHSNYLESGDASCCCTIILLVFISVMWFIVILPKHMLLVIYSMITHNGRFITEKNIYYSLCDFCPERWNPMCWVSRETFKKMS; encoded by the exons ATGACAAACCTAATTTCTTATCGCCGTTCATCTTCCACCTCTCTCATACATCTCTTTACTACCGCCGGTTGCAGCTCATCTCCCGCCGGCGTCGCCGCTGCAAACAATGTCGTTGTTGCTGCCTTCAACAAGCTCTGCGATCTGGTTGCGCCTTCTCTGTCACTTCCAATAG AGAATGCTTGCTCACTGAGTCGCACCAGTAAATCAGATCTACCAAAATGTTCGACGGCATCTTCGGTCAGAGATTCATCGCGAAATG GGAAAAAACTACTCACAATGGAGAAGAAAGGGTCTCGCAGATGGATGAGCGGCGGTAGCAACAG GAGCCTGTTTCCCATGTTGTGGCTTGTCCCTCACCAAATGATATTCTTGAGTGGC ATTATGTGTTGGAGGGAATTGAAGGAAAGCCTTTTGCAG GTGGATATTACCATGGAAAGATCAAATTTCTTCCAGATTATCCATTCAAACTACCTGGAATCAGGTGATGCTTCTTGCTGCTGTACTATtattttattagtgttcattTCAGTTATGTGGTTTATTGTTATATTACCTAAGCATATGCTTTTGGTCATATATAGCATGATTACACATAATGGACGGTTCATAACAGAAAAAAATATCTACTATTCTCTATGTGACT TTTGTCCTGAAAGATGGAATCCTATGTGTTGGGTATCACG TGAAACATTCAAAAAAATGTCCTAG
- the LOC112743506 gene encoding uncharacterized protein isoform X7 has product MEKKGSRRWMSGGSNRSLFPMLWLVPHQMIFLSGVSLFYNVNSLQSFFFLFVWALILKTQIMCWRELKESLLQVDITMERSNFFQIIHSNYLESGDASCCCTIILLVFISVMWFIVILPKHMLLVIYSMITHNGRFITEKNIYYSLCDFCPERWNPMCWVSRETFKKMS; this is encoded by the exons ATGGAGAAGAAAGGGTCTCGCAGATGGATGAGCGGCGGTAGCAACAG GAGCCTGTTTCCCATGTTGTGGCTTGTCCCTCACCAAATGATATTCTTGAGTGGCGTAAGCTTATTTTATAATGTTAACTCTTTGcaatctttttttttcctttttgtctgggcattgattttgaaaactcaGATTATGTGTTGGAGGGAATTGAAGGAAAGCCTTTTGCAG GTGGATATTACCATGGAAAGATCAAATTTCTTCCAGATTATCCATTCAAACTACCTGGAATCAGGTGATGCTTCTTGCTGCTGTACTATtattttattagtgttcattTCAGTTATGTGGTTTATTGTTATATTACCTAAGCATATGCTTTTGGTCATATATAGCATGATTACACATAATGGACGGTTCATAACAGAAAAAAATATCTACTATTCTCTATGTGACT TTTGTCCTGAAAGATGGAATCCTATGTGTTGGGTATCACG TGAAACATTCAAAAAAATGTCCTAG
- the LOC112743506 gene encoding uncharacterized protein isoform X6, with translation MTNLISYRRSSSTSLIHLFTTAGCSSSPAGVAAANNVVVAAFNKLCDLVAPSLSLPIENACSLSRTSKSDLPKCSTASSVRDSSRNGKKLLTMEKKGSRRWMSGGSNRSLFPMLWLVPHQMIFLSGIMCWRELKESLLQVDITMERSNFFQIIHSNYLESVCPERWNPMCWVSRETFKKMS, from the exons ATGACAAACCTAATTTCTTATCGCCGTTCATCTTCCACCTCTCTCATACATCTCTTTACTACCGCCGGTTGCAGCTCATCTCCCGCCGGCGTCGCCGCTGCAAACAATGTCGTTGTTGCTGCCTTCAACAAGCTCTGCGATCTGGTTGCGCCTTCTCTGTCACTTCCAATAG AGAATGCTTGCTCACTGAGTCGCACCAGTAAATCAGATCTACCAAAATGTTCGACGGCATCTTCGGTCAGAGATTCATCGCGAAATG GGAAAAAACTACTCACAATGGAGAAGAAAGGGTCTCGCAGATGGATGAGCGGCGGTAGCAACAG GAGCCTGTTTCCCATGTTGTGGCTTGTCCCTCACCAAATGATATTCTTGAGTGGC ATTATGTGTTGGAGGGAATTGAAGGAAAGCCTTTTGCAG GTGGATATTACCATGGAAAGATCAAATTTCTTCCAGATTATCCATTCAAACTACCTGGAATCAG TTTGTCCTGAAAGATGGAATCCTATGTGTTGGGTATCACG TGAAACATTCAAAAAAATGTCCTAG
- the LOC112743506 gene encoding uncharacterized protein isoform X9, translating into MTNLISYRRSSSTSLIHLFTTAGCSSSPAGVAAANNVVVAAFNKLCDLVAPSLSLPIENACSLSRTSKSDLPKCSTASSVRDSSRNGKKLLTMEKKGSRRWMSGGSNRSLFPMLWLVPHQMIFLSGIMCWRELKESLLQVDITMERSNFFQIIHSNYLESA; encoded by the exons ATGACAAACCTAATTTCTTATCGCCGTTCATCTTCCACCTCTCTCATACATCTCTTTACTACCGCCGGTTGCAGCTCATCTCCCGCCGGCGTCGCCGCTGCAAACAATGTCGTTGTTGCTGCCTTCAACAAGCTCTGCGATCTGGTTGCGCCTTCTCTGTCACTTCCAATAG AGAATGCTTGCTCACTGAGTCGCACCAGTAAATCAGATCTACCAAAATGTTCGACGGCATCTTCGGTCAGAGATTCATCGCGAAATG GGAAAAAACTACTCACAATGGAGAAGAAAGGGTCTCGCAGATGGATGAGCGGCGGTAGCAACAG GAGCCTGTTTCCCATGTTGTGGCTTGTCCCTCACCAAATGATATTCTTGAGTGGC ATTATGTGTTGGAGGGAATTGAAGGAAAGCCTTTTGCAG GTGGATATTACCATGGAAAGATCAAATTTCTTCCAGATTATCCATTCAAACTACCTGGAATCAG CATGA
- the LOC112743506 gene encoding uncharacterized protein isoform X4: protein MTNLISYRRSSSTSLIHLFTTAGCSSSPAGVAAANNVVVAAFNKLCDLVAPSLSLPIENACSLSRTSKSDLPKCSTASSVRDSSRNGKKLLTMEKKGSRRWMSGGSNRSLFPMLWLVPHQMIFLSGVSLFYNVNSLQSFFFLFVWALILKTQIMCWRELKESLLQVDITMERSNFFQIIHSNYLESVCPERWNPMCWVSRETFKKMS from the exons ATGACAAACCTAATTTCTTATCGCCGTTCATCTTCCACCTCTCTCATACATCTCTTTACTACCGCCGGTTGCAGCTCATCTCCCGCCGGCGTCGCCGCTGCAAACAATGTCGTTGTTGCTGCCTTCAACAAGCTCTGCGATCTGGTTGCGCCTTCTCTGTCACTTCCAATAG AGAATGCTTGCTCACTGAGTCGCACCAGTAAATCAGATCTACCAAAATGTTCGACGGCATCTTCGGTCAGAGATTCATCGCGAAATG GGAAAAAACTACTCACAATGGAGAAGAAAGGGTCTCGCAGATGGATGAGCGGCGGTAGCAACAG GAGCCTGTTTCCCATGTTGTGGCTTGTCCCTCACCAAATGATATTCTTGAGTGGCGTAAGCTTATTTTATAATGTTAACTCTTTGcaatctttttttttcctttttgtctgggcattgattttgaaaactcaGATTATGTGTTGGAGGGAATTGAAGGAAAGCCTTTTGCAG GTGGATATTACCATGGAAAGATCAAATTTCTTCCAGATTATCCATTCAAACTACCTGGAATCAG TTTGTCCTGAAAGATGGAATCCTATGTGTTGGGTATCACG TGAAACATTCAAAAAAATGTCCTAG
- the LOC112743506 gene encoding uncharacterized protein isoform X1: MTNLISYRRSSSTSLIHLFTTAGCSSSPAGVAAANNVVVAAFNKLCDLVAPSLSLPIENACSLSRTSKSDLPKCSTASSVRDSSRNGKKLLTMEKKGSRRWMSGGSNRSLFPMLWLVPHQMIFLSGVSLFYNVNSLQSFFFLFVWALILKTQIMCWRELKESLLQVDITMERSNFFQIIHSNYLESGDASCCCTIILLVFISVMWFIVILPKHMLLVIYSMITHNGRFITEKNIYYSLCDFCPERWNPMCWVSRETFKKMS; the protein is encoded by the exons ATGACAAACCTAATTTCTTATCGCCGTTCATCTTCCACCTCTCTCATACATCTCTTTACTACCGCCGGTTGCAGCTCATCTCCCGCCGGCGTCGCCGCTGCAAACAATGTCGTTGTTGCTGCCTTCAACAAGCTCTGCGATCTGGTTGCGCCTTCTCTGTCACTTCCAATAG AGAATGCTTGCTCACTGAGTCGCACCAGTAAATCAGATCTACCAAAATGTTCGACGGCATCTTCGGTCAGAGATTCATCGCGAAATG GGAAAAAACTACTCACAATGGAGAAGAAAGGGTCTCGCAGATGGATGAGCGGCGGTAGCAACAG GAGCCTGTTTCCCATGTTGTGGCTTGTCCCTCACCAAATGATATTCTTGAGTGGCGTAAGCTTATTTTATAATGTTAACTCTTTGcaatctttttttttcctttttgtctgggcattgattttgaaaactcaGATTATGTGTTGGAGGGAATTGAAGGAAAGCCTTTTGCAG GTGGATATTACCATGGAAAGATCAAATTTCTTCCAGATTATCCATTCAAACTACCTGGAATCAGGTGATGCTTCTTGCTGCTGTACTATtattttattagtgttcattTCAGTTATGTGGTTTATTGTTATATTACCTAAGCATATGCTTTTGGTCATATATAGCATGATTACACATAATGGACGGTTCATAACAGAAAAAAATATCTACTATTCTCTATGTGACT TTTGTCCTGAAAGATGGAATCCTATGTGTTGGGTATCACG TGAAACATTCAAAAAAATGTCCTAG
- the LOC112743506 gene encoding uncharacterized protein isoform X8, which produces MTNLISYRRSSSTSLIHLFTTAGCSSSPAGVAAANNVVVAAFNKLCDLVAPSLSLPIENACSLSRTSKSDLPKCSTASSVRDSSRNGKKLLTMEKKGSRRWMSGGSNRSLFPMLWLVPHQMIFLSGVDITMERSNFFQIIHSNYLESVCPERWNPMCWVSRETFKKMS; this is translated from the exons ATGACAAACCTAATTTCTTATCGCCGTTCATCTTCCACCTCTCTCATACATCTCTTTACTACCGCCGGTTGCAGCTCATCTCCCGCCGGCGTCGCCGCTGCAAACAATGTCGTTGTTGCTGCCTTCAACAAGCTCTGCGATCTGGTTGCGCCTTCTCTGTCACTTCCAATAG AGAATGCTTGCTCACTGAGTCGCACCAGTAAATCAGATCTACCAAAATGTTCGACGGCATCTTCGGTCAGAGATTCATCGCGAAATG GGAAAAAACTACTCACAATGGAGAAGAAAGGGTCTCGCAGATGGATGAGCGGCGGTAGCAACAG GAGCCTGTTTCCCATGTTGTGGCTTGTCCCTCACCAAATGATATTCTTGAGTGGC GTGGATATTACCATGGAAAGATCAAATTTCTTCCAGATTATCCATTCAAACTACCTGGAATCAG TTTGTCCTGAAAGATGGAATCCTATGTGTTGGGTATCACG TGAAACATTCAAAAAAATGTCCTAG
- the LOC112743506 gene encoding uncharacterized protein isoform X10, protein MTNLISYRRSSSTSLIHLFTTAGCSSSPAGVAAANNVVVAAFNKLCDLVAPSLSLPIENACSLSRTSKSDLPKCSTASSVRDSSRNGKKLLTMEKKGSRRWMSGGSNRWILPWKDQISSRLSIQTTWNQFVLKDGILCVGYHVKHSKKCPRVMS, encoded by the exons ATGACAAACCTAATTTCTTATCGCCGTTCATCTTCCACCTCTCTCATACATCTCTTTACTACCGCCGGTTGCAGCTCATCTCCCGCCGGCGTCGCCGCTGCAAACAATGTCGTTGTTGCTGCCTTCAACAAGCTCTGCGATCTGGTTGCGCCTTCTCTGTCACTTCCAATAG AGAATGCTTGCTCACTGAGTCGCACCAGTAAATCAGATCTACCAAAATGTTCGACGGCATCTTCGGTCAGAGATTCATCGCGAAATG GGAAAAAACTACTCACAATGGAGAAGAAAGGGTCTCGCAGATGGATGAGCGGCGGTAGCAACAG GTGGATATTACCATGGAAAGATCAAATTTCTTCCAGATTATCCATTCAAACTACCTGGAATCAG TTTGTCCTGAAAGATGGAATCCTATGTGTTGGGTATCACG TGAAACATTCAAAAAAATGTCCTAGAGTAATGTCATGA
- the LOC112743506 gene encoding uncharacterized protein isoform X3, with the protein MTNLISYRRSSSTSLIHLFTTAGCSSSPAGVAAANNVVVAAFNKLCDLVAPSLSLPIENACSLSRTSKSDLPKCSTASSVRDSSRNGKKLLTMEKKGSRRWMSGGSNRSLFPMLWLVPHQMIFLSGVDITMERSNFFQIIHSNYLESGDASCCCTIILLVFISVMWFIVILPKHMLLVIYSMITHNGRFITEKNIYYSLCDFCPERWNPMCWVSRETFKKMS; encoded by the exons ATGACAAACCTAATTTCTTATCGCCGTTCATCTTCCACCTCTCTCATACATCTCTTTACTACCGCCGGTTGCAGCTCATCTCCCGCCGGCGTCGCCGCTGCAAACAATGTCGTTGTTGCTGCCTTCAACAAGCTCTGCGATCTGGTTGCGCCTTCTCTGTCACTTCCAATAG AGAATGCTTGCTCACTGAGTCGCACCAGTAAATCAGATCTACCAAAATGTTCGACGGCATCTTCGGTCAGAGATTCATCGCGAAATG GGAAAAAACTACTCACAATGGAGAAGAAAGGGTCTCGCAGATGGATGAGCGGCGGTAGCAACAG GAGCCTGTTTCCCATGTTGTGGCTTGTCCCTCACCAAATGATATTCTTGAGTGGC GTGGATATTACCATGGAAAGATCAAATTTCTTCCAGATTATCCATTCAAACTACCTGGAATCAGGTGATGCTTCTTGCTGCTGTACTATtattttattagtgttcattTCAGTTATGTGGTTTATTGTTATATTACCTAAGCATATGCTTTTGGTCATATATAGCATGATTACACATAATGGACGGTTCATAACAGAAAAAAATATCTACTATTCTCTATGTGACT TTTGTCCTGAAAGATGGAATCCTATGTGTTGGGTATCACG TGAAACATTCAAAAAAATGTCCTAG
- the LOC112743506 gene encoding uncharacterized protein isoform X11, with protein MTNLISYRRSSSTSLIHLFTTAGCSSSPAGVAAANNVVVAAFNKLCDLVAPSLSLPIENACSLSRTSKSDLPKCSTASSVRDSSRNGKKLLTMEKKGSRRWMSGGSNRSLFPMLWLVPHQMIFLSGVDITMERSNFFQIIHSNYLESA; from the exons ATGACAAACCTAATTTCTTATCGCCGTTCATCTTCCACCTCTCTCATACATCTCTTTACTACCGCCGGTTGCAGCTCATCTCCCGCCGGCGTCGCCGCTGCAAACAATGTCGTTGTTGCTGCCTTCAACAAGCTCTGCGATCTGGTTGCGCCTTCTCTGTCACTTCCAATAG AGAATGCTTGCTCACTGAGTCGCACCAGTAAATCAGATCTACCAAAATGTTCGACGGCATCTTCGGTCAGAGATTCATCGCGAAATG GGAAAAAACTACTCACAATGGAGAAGAAAGGGTCTCGCAGATGGATGAGCGGCGGTAGCAACAG GAGCCTGTTTCCCATGTTGTGGCTTGTCCCTCACCAAATGATATTCTTGAGTGGC GTGGATATTACCATGGAAAGATCAAATTTCTTCCAGATTATCCATTCAAACTACCTGGAATCAG CATGA